The stretch of DNA ATGGAGACCCAGGAATTCAAACCGGTGGGGGGCAGCCATACTAAACTGTCCGATGTGCGCATCATTTCCGCCACCAACCGGGACCTGAAAACAATGGTAGACCAAGGGACATTCCGGGAAGACCTGTTTTACAGATTAAACATATTTCCTCTCTTCATCCCCCCGCTGAGGGAGCGGAGGGATGACATCCCGAGGCTCCTCTACCATTTTCTGAGTGTGTACTGCCGGGCGACCGGAAAACGAATTGACGGGTTTTCAGACGATGCCCTTGAAATGCTGACCAGCTATGACTGGCCGGGCAATGTCCGCCAGCTCAGGAACACGGTGGAGCGGCTGGTCATCCTGGCCGACGAACGGATCCTGGACAACCGGAGCCTGACGGATAACTGGGAGACGAAAGGTCCGTCAGTCAGGGACGGGATCCCCGAAACCCTGGAGGAACTCAGGTCGGTCAAGAAAGACCTGCTGGAAAACCGGTTTGGCCAGATCGAGCGGGCCTTTCTACAGCAGGCCCTTCTGGCTGAAAAGGGGAACATCACCCAGGCAGCCGGACGGGTGGGAATGCAGCGATCCAACTTTTCCGCCCTGATGAAAAAACACCATCTTTCCACAGTCCCCCCAAAGTCTGCATCCACAGAGGACCCTTCCGGCAAGTAGGCGCCCTCGTTCTTCCGCCGTATGAGACCCCATACAGCCGTATATCTTGTTATACGCGGCTAACCCATTTAAATCAAAAGCATTAACGGCTTTTCACCCTCCTATGCATATACAGAGTTATACGGCGGCCCGTGCGGGGGCAGTTCCTCATTTTTGGTTCATGTATATATAACCGATTGATATTTTGGGTTTTTCTGATCATTCGCCATCTCTGGCCGAGGCCTGAGATGTTTGGCATCACAATTGCTTTATTAATAGACAAAACTGATGGTCTCGTAAAAAGTCGTCACCCCGTTGAAAAACGGGGTCCAGGGTTCTTATAAGCGATTGAGTTTACTGGATTCCGGCTTTCGCCGGAATGACGAAAAAGGCCATTTTCTGACTTTTTACGAATGCATCAGAACAGCATCGAAACATTTTGAAAGGCCATCTTGACACTTAATGAACAAAGGGAGGGACGGAGATGACAACATTGCATCAAGAAAGAATGGTAGGGGGTCAGACGCCGCCCCATATCCTGGTGATGGAGGATGACCTCAGTGTGGCCAAAGGCCTTGAGATGGTCCTGACCGAGGAAGGATATGATGTCTATCTGGCAGGCACGGGCGGCATGGCCTTAGAGGAATTCAACGAGAAACGGTATGACCTGCTGGTGGCGGATCTCAGGTTGCCGGACATGGACGGCATGGAGGTCATCAGAAAGATCAAGGCTGAAAAACCCGACACAGAGGTGGTGGTGATTACAGGATACGGAACCGCCGCCAATGCGGTGGAGGCCATGAAATTAGGGGCCCATGACTTCCTGCCCAAACCGTTTACCGAGGAGCAGATCAAGGCGGTTGTCGGCGAGGCCCTGAAGGAGCGCGTGGAAGAAAGCACAGAGCCCCTTTTCCCGGATGCCAGGGTTGCGGAAGGAAGACTCATCCAGAAGAGGGAAGTCATTCAGGCATTGAACCGGACTTCGGAAGACAAGGCATTCTGGAGCGATTTGATGGAAAACGGACCCGTCGCCCTGGAGGGTTACCGGCTCTCAAGCGAAGCAAAGGCGGCCGTTGCATCGGGTGATTTGAGATGGATCAACGAGAATGTGGGAGAACTCACCCAGAAGCAGTTGATGTTTGTCTACAAGCGGCTGGAGCGCGAGGCCTGGTAATCCGGATTTTTGAGAGCGATCCCGGAACCCTGCCTGCGGGGCTGATCCGATTTTGAGGACGCGGCACAGGTTTTGGGAAGGCAACTGTTTTCCATGTCAATACTCATAACGGGGAATTTGTCCTCCTTAACTGCCTCCTGCTGTTTTCAGGGAAGATGTGTGAAGGAGGCGTGATCATTCATGACTTCTTCGACGTTGTTTGAAAGTTATTTTCACGTCA from Deltaproteobacteria bacterium encodes:
- a CDS encoding response regulator, with amino-acid sequence MTTLHQERMVGGQTPPHILVMEDDLSVAKGLEMVLTEEGYDVYLAGTGGMALEEFNEKRYDLLVADLRLPDMDGMEVIRKIKAEKPDTEVVVITGYGTAANAVEAMKLGAHDFLPKPFTEEQIKAVVGEALKERVEESTEPLFPDARVAEGRLIQKREVIQALNRTSEDKAFWSDLMENGPVALEGYRLSSEAKAAVASGDLRWINENVGELTQKQLMFVYKRLEREAW